From one Novipirellula galeiformis genomic stretch:
- a CDS encoding DUF1592 domain-containing protein, translating to MNVTPKQKRSRWRMATWVGAGMLGFFSHVNLQAGFEEGFAEIKPILKEYCNDCHNSEENKGGLNFEIYKTEQDVLVDLQKWFSVMDQVETGVMPPDDQEHRPTAEEVDKLISWIKRTIDEFDYASVKDPGKYYLRRLNKAEYNNTIRDLTGVDLNPAQYFSGDGGGGEGFDNNAEGMPMLPLMVEKYFKAARDISQHAKVSYARGITFGADPSPTHPPRVYLVRAERERTNFYNDFFEKLPAYNPRKDFEPYLMPAMKLALENPKASDREIYDVAIREKLMPSVFYKWTIAFLHADEDIKTSRWDNHYGHWVLDPWLELQSRKEKVSESELQAFHDDFAAKVLLSVPATGMMIKPGMEVKTDIREDANALYLSVGDVGEGHEFDRIVLHAPKVTLTDGSVVYLGDLELIEKQGEGAIHRDNFPDGTKFVSSASGTGEIERGFYIEAPALLSFRLPAGAKSFTSTMGMEKSAEGKGLVQAYASDEEIPFPKGKHTHSYFYSGPGNTSVEAAKKWWGIYAALVGYGKAPGAKEMIDVSLSQEDKTRLESIKREIEYAKRTPIKNFFDFVKKKKFASLLKTNKEELPALADLAEKDRVAPAELSEADQKQWNDLSKAAEAFQAEMDGRVKDALLTFASRAFRRPVSAEDARIITGIYDQSMAETDDFQKAAQLIVQSLLTRPQFLFRIEDEAPGQDARQVDDYAMASRLSYFLWSSMPDETLMKLAQEGRLQDEKVLQEQVQRMLKDPKSISLAQEFASQWLGFRRILYEKKPDSNLFPSYTDQLEQSMYQEAVMTFDDLVKQDKSVLEILDSKTTFLNETLAEHYGIAGIEGDEMRKVELTTDQRGGFAAMGSVLVATSFPGRTSPVIRGQWILDALIGSKVPPPPDGIEIDESKLSDKSLSKKERLAAHSVNATCAVCHERLDPFGFTLENYDAIGRFRTMEGDQAVDSTGELKGGPNLSGLPGLKNYLMTTKRDAFLHQMAQKSLGFALGRSLEYYDESVIQTAVADLKENDYRFSALATAIVNSYPFRYRREQGYLTDAK from the coding sequence ATGAATGTGACCCCAAAACAAAAGCGGAGCCGTTGGCGCATGGCGACTTGGGTCGGCGCCGGGATGCTTGGCTTTTTCTCGCACGTAAATCTTCAGGCCGGATTCGAGGAGGGATTCGCTGAGATCAAACCGATCCTCAAAGAGTACTGCAACGATTGCCACAACAGCGAGGAGAACAAAGGAGGCCTCAATTTTGAGATCTACAAGACGGAGCAGGATGTTCTGGTCGACCTCCAGAAATGGTTCAGCGTCATGGATCAGGTTGAAACCGGGGTCATGCCTCCTGATGACCAGGAGCACCGGCCGACGGCGGAAGAGGTCGACAAACTCATCTCATGGATCAAAAGAACGATCGATGAATTCGATTATGCGTCCGTCAAGGATCCCGGCAAATATTACCTGCGCCGCTTAAACAAGGCCGAATACAACAATACCATTCGAGACCTTACCGGTGTCGACCTGAATCCGGCGCAGTATTTCTCAGGGGATGGCGGCGGCGGCGAGGGCTTCGACAACAACGCCGAGGGCATGCCGATGCTGCCGCTGATGGTGGAGAAATATTTCAAGGCGGCGCGGGACATCTCGCAGCATGCCAAGGTGAGCTACGCACGCGGCATCACCTTCGGCGCCGATCCCTCGCCCACTCATCCGCCGCGCGTCTATCTAGTTCGGGCGGAACGCGAGCGGACCAACTTTTACAACGACTTCTTCGAGAAACTTCCTGCTTACAATCCGAGGAAGGATTTCGAGCCCTACCTCATGCCGGCAATGAAACTGGCCCTGGAAAATCCCAAGGCCAGCGACCGGGAAATCTATGATGTGGCCATCCGCGAAAAGTTGATGCCGAGTGTTTTCTACAAATGGACCATCGCCTTTCTTCATGCGGACGAGGATATCAAAACCAGTCGCTGGGACAACCACTACGGGCATTGGGTTCTCGATCCCTGGCTGGAGCTCCAATCCCGGAAGGAGAAGGTCAGCGAAAGCGAGTTGCAGGCATTTCACGATGACTTTGCGGCAAAGGTCCTGCTTTCCGTTCCCGCCACCGGAATGATGATCAAGCCGGGCATGGAGGTGAAAACGGATATTCGCGAAGATGCGAACGCGTTGTACCTTAGCGTCGGCGACGTGGGCGAGGGGCATGAGTTTGATCGCATTGTCCTGCACGCCCCCAAGGTGACGTTAACAGACGGCAGCGTCGTTTATCTCGGCGACCTTGAACTGATTGAAAAGCAAGGCGAGGGAGCGATCCACAGGGACAACTTTCCGGACGGCACTAAGTTCGTTAGTTCGGCATCCGGGACGGGCGAGATCGAACGCGGTTTCTATATTGAAGCTCCCGCCTTGCTCTCCTTCCGGCTGCCGGCCGGCGCGAAATCATTCACTTCCACGATGGGGATGGAGAAGTCGGCCGAAGGCAAGGGGCTGGTGCAAGCCTATGCGTCGGATGAAGAGATCCCCTTTCCAAAGGGAAAGCACACTCATTCCTATTTCTATAGCGGCCCGGGCAACACTTCCGTCGAAGCTGCGAAAAAGTGGTGGGGCATTTACGCAGCTCTCGTCGGCTACGGCAAAGCCCCCGGTGCAAAGGAAATGATCGACGTCTCGTTGAGCCAAGAGGACAAGACCCGACTGGAATCGATCAAACGTGAAATCGAGTATGCCAAAAGGACGCCGATCAAGAACTTCTTCGACTTTGTTAAAAAGAAAAAGTTCGCTTCGCTGCTGAAAACCAATAAAGAGGAACTTCCGGCCCTCGCAGATCTCGCCGAAAAAGATCGCGTGGCTCCGGCCGAACTTTCCGAGGCCGACCAGAAACAGTGGAACGACCTGAGCAAGGCCGCTGAAGCCTTTCAGGCGGAGATGGACGGACGGGTCAAAGACGCCTTGCTGACATTTGCGAGTCGAGCCTTTCGCCGCCCCGTCAGCGCGGAGGATGCCCGGATCATTACCGGTATCTACGACCAATCGATGGCCGAGACCGACGATTTTCAAAAAGCGGCGCAATTGATCGTCCAAAGCCTGTTAACTCGTCCGCAGTTCCTCTTTCGAATTGAAGACGAAGCCCCCGGACAGGACGCGCGGCAGGTCGACGACTATGCCATGGCGAGCCGGTTGTCGTATTTTCTATGGAGCTCGATGCCGGATGAAACCCTCATGAAGCTGGCGCAAGAGGGCCGCCTGCAGGACGAAAAAGTGTTGCAGGAACAGGTTCAGCGCATGCTCAAGGATCCTAAGTCCATTTCGCTGGCGCAGGAATTTGCCAGTCAATGGCTCGGATTCCGGAGAATCCTTTACGAGAAGAAACCGGACTCGAATCTGTTTCCCTCGTACACCGACCAACTTGAACAAAGCATGTATCAAGAGGCGGTGATGACGTTTGACGACCTCGTTAAGCAGGACAAAAGCGTCCTGGAGATCTTGGATTCGAAAACGACCTTCCTCAATGAGACGCTCGCCGAACACTATGGCATCGCCGGAATCGAGGGAGACGAAATGCGCAAGGTCGAGCTGACCACCGATCAACGCGGCGGGTTTGCGGCGATGGGCAGCGTGTTGGTGGCGACCTCTTTTCCAGGACGAACCAGCCCCGTGATCCGAGGTCAATGGATACTCGATGCTTTGATCGGGAGCAAGGTTCCGCCACCGCCTGACGGCATCGAGATCGATGAAAGCAAGCTTAGCGACAAGTCGCTGAGCAAGAAGGAACGACTCGCCGCGCACAGCGTGAACGCGACTTGCGCGGTGTGCCATGAGCGTCTCGATCCGTTTGGGTTTACCCTTGAAAACTATGACGCGATTGGCCGCTTCCGGACCATGGAAGGCGACCAAGCGGTCGACTCAACGGGAGAGCTCAAAGGCGGCCCGAATTTGAGTGGGCTGCCAGGATTGAAAAATTACTTGATGACCACCAAGCGGGACGCGTTCCTGCATCAGATGGCGCAAAAGAGCCTCGGGTTCGCCTTGGGTCGCAGCCTTGAATATTACGACGAAAGCGTTATCCAAACAGCGGTCGCGGACTTGAAAGAAAACGATTACCGCTTCTCCGCTCTGGCCACCGCCATCGTCAACAGCTACCCGTTCCGATATCGCCGAGAGCAAGGATACCTAACCGATGCAAAATAA